TTTGGATGCTGCAGAGCTGAAATCGTGCCAATTTCATTTACAAACTCACGTATTCCTTGCTTTGATTTTCCTGATAGCTGTTTAACTGCAATTGAAGTCCCATCAGGGAGCACGCCCTGTATTGATGAGAGACACCCCCCATTATTTAGAATTGGCACGAAAACGTGAACATGATAAGGGGCTCTTCATATGTTATATGTGCAGCAGTGACAGATAAAGTACATAACATCCCTTCAGGAAAAAAAGCACCAAGGCCTTAACTATATGCTTACATAAGCAGCAGCTCAATCCAGGGTCATGGGAATGATATGATGAATAAACAGAATGCTAAAAATCCAACAAAAACTAACCTTATAAACAGGTCCAAAACCTCCTTCACCCAATTTGTTCACAACATTGAAGTTCTGAGTGGCATCTTTTATTTGACGAAAGGTGTAAACTCCTCCAGGGAACAATTCAGTTGCTTTTAGTTCTTTTGATATGTGTTAGCATTTCACAAAAGAAGCAAACCGAATTTTATTTTAGTGAGTTATACAAATTTATATTGTAataataaccaaaccaaactccATATATAACTGCGGTCTAACCTTCCTTTGATGATCTTTTTCCACCAAGATAACCCAATTTCCTTAGTAAAAGCAAAAGTAGAGCAAGAAAAAACAGTGATGATACTGCTATCACAGCCTTAAGCGCAGGAGACAGTTTCGGATGTACACGAACTACCATCAAAGTATTGTTGTCTTAGAAGAGACACTGAAGAATATGAATGACAATACACCAGACATATAAAACATACCTTTGGTTACAGAAATAGCTGAAATTAGGGGACCATAGTTCTGCGAGTAGATGACCGAGCCATTACCAGACCAGTACAAGTGAATTTCAAGATGTGATTTTATAGAAGTATTATATTCCACAATTTTATCCCCATCAGCATTTGGTTCTTCTGCTTCTATATTGTAGTTCTTCCGTACATTCTTCCTCTGCAATGGCAGCTTTTCAAAGAAGAACTACAAAGATGATACCTTTACAATTCTATTTGATATAACAGAAGTCATTCTCCATGACAAATATTTTTCTGGAAAAAATGGTTTATGGTGTTTAGTTGTAGTGGAAAATATATACATgttaagggtgtgtttgataTGACGGGAGTCATTTTCCAGGAAAAATATTTACCGTTAGGAGTCAATTTCTGTTGTTTGGTTACCAGAAGGTAGAAAACATTTCCCATCAAAATGAGAAATATGACTTCCCTCACTTATGGACGGAAGTCAATTTTCTATAGAACTTTTAACTTGATATTACTGGCTCCAATAAGTTAGACATCCTAATTAATCTTTAGTACTTGAAATTTTCATCAAATCACTCTCCCATTTAATAATAATGTCTAAGTGTAACTTGAAGCAAGTAAAAATTAAGTtataaggaaaatgacttctgTCCACAAGTGAAGGAAgtctttttctatcttttgATGGAAAATGTTTGTTTTCCTTGATAACTAAGCCCTTTCATGGAAaactttttttagaaaattaatgACTTTCTTATGGAAAACTTTATATAGAAAATTAATGACTTGCGTACCTGGATGTCAATATCAAAAAGTCGTGTAGGTGTGATACGAAAGGCTTGTTTTTTACTTAAGCCTATCTCAGCAAAATATAGTTTGATAGTGTAATTTCCATTGGAGAAACAAAATCCATAGTACTTGAGAGAGATGGGGGCTACACGGGCTGTCTCAACCAGAACTGCTGCAGTATTGGAAAGATTACATGTATCCTCGATTATTAATCGCTTATCCAAACTCTTGGTAAGACCCATGCTACTATAACCCCAACCTCCTTTTTCATCGCGAGAAAACGTTGATGAACCATTGGGGTTCTGATCAGCAGAGTAGTTCTGATTGCCATTTACAGTAACTTCCTTCCCACCACAGTTGATAAACAATTCATCATCTGCGTACGTGAGAGAAAACTACCTActtttaattgagaaaaaaagtaGAGTAACAAACAATATAATAAGCAGAAGCCGAGAAAACATTAGGAATACTACAGCttggtaaaaaatgacttacatTTTAGATTATTATGGCAATAATCGTCACATTTATCTTTTGTGTGCGGCCTACATATATAAACATACGATCAGAATGCAACACTAGTCTTCTCTAGGAGGGAAAGAAAAGATAcaaataagaaatgaattttaaCACTCACGAATTACTTGAGCAGCCTGGAAAATAGTTCCTGAAATGGAAAGGCCATTTCGTAAGGCTAGCAGCCTAGCTAAAGAAAGATACTATTTAACATCTaaagtaaacaaacaaatgTAATGATCAATTTTACACGTCCGGATCATCAGATGAAGCGTTGAACTCTGAGGTTGTAAGTTTAAACAAGTTTTCAGAAACATCCCTGCAAAACAATTTATGACAAAAATAAGCTCTCTCTTTCCAATGTTGCTTGAAAGACAAATGACAAAGATCACAAGCAATATGTAGCGGTGGACGGAATTATATCTACCACAAAATTTCTTTTACTTGAACAAGACGTACTACAAATTGAAACAAACGGGGGACCTTTGTGAAGAAAAAGTGTTAAAAGAAACATGTGTATGAGTCTCTCTGTGTGTTTTTTTGTTAAGTTATTCTCTTAGGGTTCGTTTGCTTGGTCATAAACTTCACACTGATATAATTTATGAGGGAATCTATGTATTAGGTTTATGATATTGAAGGAAGTTTCAAAAGcaatttttcttcatttgttgACATTCAAAATTGGCATGGCACCAACACActctttatgaatatttccACTTACACGTATCGATGTGGTCTTACGTTCTTCCTCTTAGTTAGCCATCCTGGCAATAATCCATTAAGCTTGTTCTCCCTGAGGAATCTGCAGCAATGTGACAATGTTAAAGGGGTAAAACTAGAAAATCGGTTATCCCCCCACCTGTTAGACCAAGCTTCGaatattgagaaaaatggaaaacaGAAGCCAGTACAGACAACATAAAACAATAGAATGGGAGAACCTGATTTAGGCAGTTGGATCACTTAGACCAACGTCCACGAGCAGAGTGAAGAAAATTCAATGTATCAAGTGATGTACAATAGATAGTACAAAATTATGGTAAATACTCTAATTACCTGTTCTGCATATGTTACATAATATAAGACTGGCAAATACTGCACAAAAGCAGAATAAAAACTCTCTCCCAATGGTCTTCTTCTAACAGTCTAAGCGTGTTCTAATGCACCTGCTTCATGAAGCCGGACACCCGGCCATATCACTGAGTCAAGGACCTCCCCAACGGAGAATCGACTGCTGGTAGAGCCTATTGTTAGCCTATTTACAAAGGTTCTTACTCCACAGATCTCACTGGAAACCCTAGCTCAAGCAATCTCACTATAGGGAAAAAGTAGCTTCAAAAGCATAAGTTGATGAGAAGCAAGACACTGCTCAGGGGGGACAGGCGGACAGGACAGCAACAAAGGCCACGCTCGACAAGTGGAGCATGAGGTTGGGTATTCACAAGAACAGATAACCACTGTTCCACAACAAAAAAGTAAAGGCTCAACGACAAGGGTAGGGAAAGGAAAATACTACTGCTTCAATGCAAGTTAATTTCTCATATGATCACTCAACTAACAACTTTTATCTCGTCACTCAACTAACAACTTttatctcagaaagtcactcaacttagaTTTGTAACAGAGAATTCACTAAATTGTTGCCATTTCACCTGTATAGTCACTCAACCAATTCAAATGATATTTCCGGTAGATATTGATGACATGGAGCACAGTTTGTTGCATGTCATGTATCATCACATTTATGGTTGGAGACTGTGAGGTGGTTTGGTCTAATGTGACTATATATGTTGAGGACAGTAGAGGATGCCTTATTCAGTTGGGCCTTTAGAAGAAGAAAGACAAGACACAGAATTTATATTGAACAGAACAGAGAGACAACTTTCTATGTGCAGCATATATAGTAAGTAACATCATATATAGCAAGTAAATCACATACACACTCGAAAACACAACACTCATGCAAAGAAGAGATAGAGAACGCACATAGATGTTAAAGATGTGCTAATGAAATTTGGCAGTTGTCCAGATAACTCGTTGAAGCTCAAGTCCCTATAATCAGAGAAAAGAGAAATCATCCAATCATGTCTTTATCTACAGgctacataaaaaattatttcctcAAGAAAGTGTTTTTCAGTGTTATGTTACTGTaaatttctataaaaaaaaataaaaatccaagGAAATGTTTTCTATGAACAAGTATTGGAGGGATTTCCTATTCCACATTACTCAGACAATAAGTGGTATCTACACGATAAGAGCTTTCTAACTAAGGCtgataaaatttaacaaaaccTTAGCCTATAAATGTACCTATATACAATATCAGCTAGAAACAGTGTTCTGTATTAATGACCAAAACAGGGTAAATGACTAGTAGGAGTAGTATTCTTTTCACTTGTTTCAATTCACACTTCTCTGTTGTTCATTATATGTCATATCCTATACATTATATAATTAGCATATCCTCCGTGGAAAATGTTTTCAACACCTTACCAAATGTTTTTTCTACGCCTTATAAGGTATAAATATTTGTTCTAACAACTTGAGATGGAcataaaagggtaaaaaagtGTGGACTAAAATAAGGTAGTTTTTCACTAAATGATCAAGATGCAACTTCTATATTACAACATACTACGGTTGCCACACAGTAAAAGAGAAACACAGACACCAAAGATAAGGGGAAATGAAATTCGTTAGAAGAAAATTGACAGAATATCATCTTACAGATTCTGTAATTCTTTAAGCTCCCAAATATATCCCGGAATGGGACCACGAAGTGAACATTTCCTCAATGTCCTGGAATCAACAAACATCATGAGTAGTATATTTGCATGTCAATATCACATGACACTGAGAAACAATCGTTTAATTCAAAAGGAGTTAAAGGATATCAAGCCTACAAGTCTTGCAACGAAGTCATATGCGATAGATCGGGAAAATCATATGCACTTCCTCTTGTGACTACATTGCTGAGTTTTCTAggtatatataagattataaAGATGGGAGAAAATATCagccaaaaatttcaaaatgctATAATGTTTTCACATATTAGCTACTGCAAATAACGATCTTCAAAACAAAAATCTTACAGGTAAACGAGATTTTCCAATGATGAGATTTCCTTTGGCCAGGGGCCTTCAAAATTATTTCCTAACAGATCCCTACCAAGAAAAGAAGTTAAATTGATAACTAAATTAAACTATCCTTATTATAATATTGCTTTCACATAATTGGGCTTACAACGTGTTGAGTTCCGTCCAATTGGCTATAAATGATGGAATTTTCCCAGATAAGCTATTCCCTTGAGCCACACTACAAcataaaataagaacaaaaaacatAAAGAGAGGGTGGTTGCAATTGACAAGTTGATTAAATGGTGCAATCCAAAGAAAATCAGAGTCAACATGCACTTACAAATATACTAAGTTCACCAACTTCATGAAGCTTGGAGGCAATTCACCAACAAAATAATTGGTGCTTAGGTACCTGAAATCATTTGCTGGCTACTTTGACAATTTGAAGGAAGGATATACAACATTGCAGTTTTcgcttcttttctttttccataCAGTTCAGATcataaatatcatttattttctGCCATATGATATAGTCATGAATGAATGGATCCATGTGCAACTGATAACTCTACAATTCCCATGAATTGGGGATTAAGTATCTCAACCTTGTCATTAGGCGAAACCATTAGTGATAAGTTGTGTAATTAGCTCAAAATTGCTGTTATGGACCGTATTTCAGATTTTGTTGGATAATTCCTTATTTAACAAATATCAGAGATTCGTCGAACATTGGCATAAATAAATGGATGAATAGACAGAACTAGATGTGTTAACACAAGTCAGTCCAATCCTTTCCAATATTGACAGCATTctctgaaaaagaaaaaaattgactcAAAATGCAAAGccgaatttctttttttattcttgtttttgCGTACACTTAAGAGCAAAAGAGACCTAAACAAACCCTAAAACATCAACTTTACCTGAAAAACTAGCCAAACCATAGTATATATCTAAATATGTCCTACAGATGTATGTCTAGGTTGAAGAAACACAAAACAAagggaaaaatgaaaaagcATGAGAATTACTA
The Solanum stenotomum isolate F172 chromosome 12, ASM1918654v1, whole genome shotgun sequence DNA segment above includes these coding regions:
- the LOC125848519 gene encoding probable LRR receptor-like serine/threonine-protein kinase At1g53430; protein product: MFFVLILCCSVAQGNSLSGKIPSFIANWTELNTLDLLGNNFEGPWPKEISSLENLVYLKLSNVVTRGSAYDFPDLSHMTSLQDLTLRKCSLRGPIPGYIWELKELQNLDLSFNELSGQLPNFISTSLTSIFLRENKLNGLLPGWLTKRKNVRPHRYVDVSENLFKLTTSEFNASSDDPDVNYFPGCSSNSPHTKDKCDDYCHNNLKYDELFINCGGKEVTVNGNQNYSADQNPNGSSTFSRDEKGGWGYSSMGLTKSLDKRLIIEDTCNLSNTAAVLVETARVAPISLKYYGFCFSNGNYTIKLYFAEIGLSKKQAFRITPTRLFDIDIQRKNVRKNYNIEAEEPNADGDKIVEYNTSIKSHLEIHLYWSGNGSVIYSQNYGPLISAISVTKGMFYMSGVLSFIFFSVSSKTTIL